The following coding sequences lie in one Phragmites australis chromosome 8, lpPhrAust1.1, whole genome shotgun sequence genomic window:
- the LOC133926953 gene encoding probable protein phosphatase 2C 57 produces the protein MEEHIPLGGGAGRPPIPASARKPVLAHHASFVRSPANKTKPETEKTFENMDTEFIPVVRSGGWADIGSRHTMEDVYICCDNFMQDFGFESSEEGPSAFYGVFDGHGGKHAADFVCSNLPRFIVDDEGFPREIKKALSSAFLQTDAAFADACSLNCSLASGTTALAALVVGRSLLVANAGDCRAVLCRRGKAIEMSRDHKPSCNREKTRIEALGGYVDDGYLNGQLNVARAIGDWHMEGMKACDGLGPLSAEPEVMTMDLTEEDEFLIMGCDGIWDVFRSQNAVDFARRKLQEHNDPAACCKELVDEAIKRKSGDNLSVVVVCFNTRPPPVLTAPRPRVQRSISAEGLRELQSFLDSLAD, from the exons ATGGAGGAACACATCCCTCTGGGAGGCGGCGCGGGGAGGCCGCCGATCCCGGCGTCGGCGAGGAAGCCGGTGCTCGCGCACCACGCCTCCTTT GTGAGGAGTCCTGCAAACAAGACAAAGCCTGAAACTGAGAAAACTTTTGAAAACATGGACACTGAATTTATCCCTGTTGTACGGTCTGGAGGCTGGGCTGATATCGGATCAAGGCACACAATGGAGGATGTCTACATTTGCTGTGATAATTTCATGCAAGATTTTGGGTTTGAAAGTTCTGAAGAAGGCCCCAGTGCCTTTTATGGG GTTTTTGATGGGCATGGTGGAAAGCACGCAGCTGATTTTGTGTGCAGCAATTTGCCAAGGTTTATTGTCGACGATGAGGGTTTCCCTAGGGAGATAAAGAAAGCTTTATCCTCTGCATTCTTGCAGACTGATGCTGCTTTTGCAGATGCATGTTCTCTGAACTGCTCTCTTGCTTCCGGCACAACTGCGCTTGCAGCATTAGTCGTTGGGAG GTCACTTCTGGTCGCAAATGCTGGTGATTGTCGAGCCGTACTTTGTCGTCGTGGAAAGGCAATCGAGATGTCCAGGGACCACAAGCCATCTTGTAACAGGGAGAAGACGCGCATTGAGGCATTGGGTGGATATGTTGACGATGGATACCTTAATGGGCAGCTCAACGTCGCGCGAGCAATCGGGGACTGGCACATGGAAGGAATGAAGGCATGTGATGGTCTCGGCCCTCTTAGTGCCGAGCCTGAGGTAATGACGATGGATCTTACTGAGGAGGACGAATTCCTGATCATGGGTTGTGATGGGATCTGGGATGTATTCCGCAGCCAAAATGCGGTGGACTTTGCACGCCGGAAGCTCCAAGAGCACAATGACCCTGCTGCTTGCTGTAAAGAACTAGTTGACGAGGCCATCAAGAGGAAGAGTGGCGATAACCTTTCTGTAGTTGTCGTCTGCTTCAACACAAGGCCGCCTCCTGTCCTAACAGCTCCAAGGCCTCGAGTACAGAGGAGTATATCTGCGGAAGGCCTGAGGGAGCTGCAAAGCTTCCTCGATAGCTTGGCCGATTGA